A window of the Trichoplusia ni isolate ovarian cell line Hi5 chromosome 4, tn1, whole genome shotgun sequence genome harbors these coding sequences:
- the LOC113492558 gene encoding protein obstructor-E-like gives MLVYVCAGLMFVAACQAQAVAESSAAVAPAAMRSSMCKSKNGYYKAEASCDSYVECVRYMAESKTCPDGLHFNPAAVWPEYPCAYPSDVPCVGRDATQPAQPTADCPHQFGIFKSPLASADNCGQYRQCVGGVATEMVCPAGLAFNSDSGRCDWPDNVPTCNTNVFLGFSCPNGPDGNYKYHGNCFYFFSCTGGNPRLLQCDQGLAFDAASGRCVDEDRVDCKIDSVQPFASAPRAQPL, from the exons ATGTTGGTCTACGTTTGCGCCGGACTCATGTTTGTTGCTGCCT GTCAGGCGCAAGCTGTGGCTGAAAGTAGTGCAGCTGTAGCCCCTGCTGCGATGCGGAGTAGCATGTGCAAAAGCAAAAATGGTTACTACAAGGCGGAAGCCAGCTGTGACAGCTACGTAGAATGCGTT cggTATATGGCAGAATCAAAGACCTGCCCAGACGGTCTCCACTTCAACCCTGCCGCCGTATGGCCTGAGTACCCTTGTGCATATCCCTCGGACGTGCCTTGCGTAGGCCGTGATGCCACCC AGCCAGCCCAACCCACCGCTGACTGCCCTCACCAGTTTGGTATCTTTAAGTCCCCTCTCGCCAGCGCTGACAACTGTGGTCAATACCGTCAGTGCGTAGGAGGTGTCGCGACTGAGATGGTGTGCCCCGCTGGTCTCGCCTTCAACTCTGACTCCGGCCGTTGTGACTGGCCCGACAATGTTCCCACCTGCAACACCAACG tGTTCCTTGGATTTTCTTGCCCCAATGGACCTGACGGCAACTACAA GTACCACGGCAACTGCTTCTACTTCTTCTCATGCACCGGCGGTAACCCGAGGCTGCTGCAGTGCGACCAAGGTCTGGCCTTTGACGCCGCTTCAGGCCGCTGCGTAGATGAAGACCGTGTCGACTGCAAAATTGACTCCGTGCAGCCTTTTGCTAGTGCCCCACGGGCCCAAccgctttaa
- the LOC113493575 gene encoding protein obstructor-E-like — protein sequence MFAYACITLIFVAAGTAQAQNPSPNAVANNICVKRNSYYKVDGSCDTYVECVGYVGAKKACPDGLHYNPAAVWPQYPCGFPMDVPCVGRETLPAQATADCPHQYGFFKSPLASADNCGQFRECVGGVPIELSCPVGLAFNPDSGRCDWPDNVPSCNSDVFFKFTCPANRGSSYSNHKYEGNCYYFYSCILGSPRLLQCDPGLAFDPASARCVDEERVDCSSGAAAVASAPQ from the exons ATGTTTGCCTACGCTTGTATCACCCTCATCTTTGTAGCAGCCG GTACGGCTCAAGCACAAAATCCGTCTCCCAACGCTGTAGCGAACAACATCTGCGTGAAGAGAAATTCCTACTACAAGGTTGACGGCAGCTGCGACACCTATGTGGAGTGTGTT GGATATGTTGGCGCAAAAAAGGCCTGTCCTGACGGTCTCCACTACAACCCTGCCGCCGTGTGGCCGCAGTACCCTTGTGGCTTTCCCATGGACGTGCCTTGCGTGGGCCGCGAAACTT TACCTGCCCAAGCTACCGCTGACTGCCCTCACCAGTATGGATTCTTCAAGTCCCCTCTGGCTAGCGCTGACAACTGTGGTCAATTCCGTGAGTGTGTGGGAGGTGTGCCCATTGAGTTGTCGTGTCCTGTCGGACTCGCCTTCAACCCTGACTCCGGTCGTTGTGACTGGCCCGACAATGTTCCCTCCTGCAATAGTGACG tgTTCTTCAAATTCACCTGCCCCGCGAACAGAGGAAGCTCCTACAGCAATCACAA ATACGAGGGCAACTGCTACTACTTCTACTCGTGCATCCTTGGAAGCCCCAGGCTGCTGCAGTGTGACCCGGGCCTGGCTTTCGACCCCGCTTCAGCTCGCTGCGTGGATGAAGAGCGCGTAGACTGCTCCTCTGGAGCCGCAGCCGTAGCCAGTGCCCCCCAGTAA
- the LOC113493001 gene encoding chondroitin proteoglycan 2-like: MDKSLIVFACLCGFAVAQFGNVGQRGQNAYARGQSQQQYQEAPQIQSAGACKELNERYPVPGSCDRYVECINGTAEEKLCPDGLRFNPNVNFNAYPCQYPNEYSCLERSSLQPPQPTEQCEHQFGYYKLGDRVNCSYFRNCVSGVGYDFQCPEGLAWNSASYRCDWPDEVEDCDAEAFLGFRCPEVPESRELGPPAGFRFYRADNNCQKYFLCVGHKPRVLFCGKNTAYDEISGTCVSAEEVPACPVEIREEAARARLEAQELLAKEIEFNALTTKKRRYCQAQAVAESSAAVAPAAMRSSMCKSKNGYYKAEASCDSYVECVRYMAESKTCPDGLHFNPAAVWPEYPCAYPSDVPCVGRDATQPAQPTADCPHQFGIFKSPLASADNCGQYRQCVGGVATEMVCPAGLAFNSDSGRCDWPDNVPTCNTNVFLGFSCPNGPDGNYKYHGNCFYFFSCTGGNPRLLQCDQGLAFDAASGRCVDEDRVDCKIDSVQPFASTAQVQNTSPTAKYNNICTKKNSYYKVDGSCDSYIECIGNVAETKACPDGFNYNPDAVWPQYPCGYPMDVPCVGRGASQPPQATADCPHQYGFFKSPLASSENCGQYRQCVAGVALELSCPAGLAFNPDTNRCDWPDNIPSCNTEAFLGFSCPAGPNGNYKYHGNCYYFFSCTEGHPRLLQCDAGMAFDPASGRCVEDHLVNCSSGIVPIATQQ; encoded by the exons ATGGACAAGTCTTTGATAGTGTTTGCGTGCCTCTGCGGCTTCG CCGTCGCCCAGTTCGGAAATGTGGGGCAGAGAGGTCAAAACGCCTACGCCAGGGGACAGAGCCAGCAGCAATACCAGGAGGCGCCTCAGATCCAATCCGCCGGCGCGTGCAAGGAGCTGAACGAAAGATACCCTGTGCCCGGCAGCTGTGACAGATACGTCGAATGCATT AACGGAACAGCTGAGGAGAAGCTGTGTCCTGACGGTCTTCGCTTCAACCCCAACGTGAACTTCAACGCTTACCCTTGCCAGTACCCCAACGAGTACTCCTGCTTGGAACGATCCTCTCTAC aGCCTCCTCAGCCCACTGAACAGTGCGAGCACCAGTTCGGATACTACAAGCTCGGAGACAGGGTCAACTGCAGCTACTTCAGAAACTGCGTCAGTGGAGTAGGATACGACTTCCAGTGCCCTGAGGGTCTGGCCTGGAACTCGGCTAGCTACCGCTGCGACTGGCCCGATGAGGTCGAAGACTGTGACGCCGaag CATTCCTTGGCTTCCGCTGCCCTGAGGTTCCCGAATCCAGGGAGCTGGGCCCACCTGCTGGCTTCCGATTCTACAG gGCCGACAACAACTGCCAGAAGTACTTCCTGTGCGTTGGCCACAAACCACGAGTTCTATTCTGCGGCAAGAACACCGCTTACGATGAAATCAGCGGCACCTGTGTATCCGCCGAGGAGGTTCCTGCCTGCCCCGTTGAGATCAGAGAAGAAGCCGCTCGCGCCAGGCTAGAGGCCCAGGAACTCCTGGCCAAGGAGATCGAATTCAACGCCCTCACGACCAAGAAGAGGCGTTACT GTCAGGCGCAAGCTGTGGCTGAAAGTAGTGCAGCTGTAGCCCCTGCTGCGATGCGGAGTAGCATGTGCAAAAGCAAAAATGGTTACTACAAGGCGGAAGCCAGCTGTGACAGCTACGTAGAATGCGTT cggTATATGGCAGAATCAAAGACCTGCCCAGACGGTCTCCACTTCAACCCTGCCGCCGTATGGCCTGAGTACCCTTGTGCATATCCCTCGGACGTGCCTTGCGTAGGCCGTGATGCCACCC AGCCAGCCCAACCCACCGCTGACTGCCCTCACCAGTTTGGTATCTTTAAGTCCCCTCTCGCCAGCGCTGACAACTGTGGTCAATACCGTCAGTGCGTAGGAGGTGTCGCGACTGAGATGGTGTGCCCCGCTGGTCTCGCCTTCAACTCTGACTCCGGCCGTTGTGACTGGCCCGACAATGTTCCCACCTGCAACACCAACG tGTTCCTTGGATTTTCTTGCCCCAATGGACCTGACGGCAACTACAA GTACCACGGCAACTGCTTCTACTTCTTCTCATGCACCGGCGGTAACCCGAGGCTGCTGCAGTGCGACCAAGGTCTGGCCTTTGACGCCGCTTCAGGCCGCTGCGTAGATGAAGACCGTGTCGACTGCAAAATTGACTCCGTGCAGCCTTTTGCTA gTACGGCCCAAGTTCAGAATACATCACCCACTGCCAAGTACAATAACATCTGTACAAAGAAGAATTCTTACTACAAGGTTGACGGCAGCTGCGATTCCTATATTGAGTGTATT GGTAATGTTGCCGAAACAAAGGCTTGTCCTGACGGCTTCAACTACAATCCTGACGCAGTGTGGCCGCAGTACCCCTGTGGATACCCCATGGACGTGCCGTGTGTAGGCCGCGGAGCCTCCC AACCGCCCCAGGCTACTGCTGACTGCCCTCACCAGTATGGTTTCTTCAAGTCCCCTCTGGCCAGCTCTGAGAACTGTGGTCAATACCGCCAGTGTGTGGCCGGCGTGGCCCTTGAGTTGTCATGTCCCGCTGGACTTGCCTTCAACCCTGACACCAACCGCTGCGACTGGCCCGACAATATTCCTTCCTGCAACACCGAAG CATTCCTTGGATTCTCCTGCCCAGCTGGACCCAATGGCAACTACAA ATATCACGGCAACTGCTACTACTTCTTCTCGTGCACTGAGGGACACCCCAGGCTACTGCAGTGTGACGCCGGCATGGCCTTCGACCCCGCTTCAGGTCGCTGCGTAGAAGATCACCTCGTCAACTGCTCCTCCGGAATAGTGCCTATCGCCACCCAGCAAtag
- the LOC113493576 gene encoding protein obstructor-E-like — protein MVIIRQRHVEEGGYLKISSKMFTYICVALMFVGACMAQAQNTSPTAKYNNICAKKNSYYKVDGSCDSYVECIGYVAETRTCPDGFNYNPEAVWPQYPCGYPMDVPCVGRGDSQPPHATADCPHQFGFFKSPLASAENCGQYRQCVGGVAIELSCPAGLAFNPDTSRCDWPDNVSSCNTNAFLGFTCPSGPNANYLYHGNCYYFFSCTEGHPRLLQCDAGMAFDPDSGRCVEDHLINCSSGKVPIASQQ, from the exons ATGGTCATCATTCGACAGAGACACGTCGAGGAAGGAGGTTACTTGAAAATATCCAGCAAGATGTTCACCTACATTTGCGTCGCCCTCATGTTTGTAGGTGCCT GTATGGCTCAAGCCCAAAATACATCACCTACTGCCAAGTACAATAACATCTGTGCGAAGAAGAATTCTTACTACAAGGTTGACGGCAGCTGCGATTCCTATGTAGAGTGTATC GGGTATGTTGCCGAAACAAGGACTTGTCCTGACGGCTTCAACTACAACCCTGAAGCAGTGTGGCCGCAGTACCCCTGTGGATACCCCATGGACGTGCCGTGTGTAGGCCGCGGAGATTCCC AACCGCCCCACGCTACTGCTGACTGTCCTCACCAGTTTGGATTCTTCAAGTCCCCTCTCGCCAGTGCTGAGAACTGTGGTCAATACCGCCAGTGTGTAGGAGGTGTAGCTATTGAACTGTCCTGTCCTGCTGGCCTTGCCTTCAACCCTGACACCAGCCGTTGCGACTGGCCCGACAACGTTTCTTCCTGCAACACCAACG cATTCCTCGGATTCACCTGTCCCTCTGGTCCCAATGCCAACTACCT GTACCATGGAAACTGCTACTACTTCTTCTCGTGCACTGAAGGACACCCCAGGCTACTGCAGTGTGACGCCGGCATGGCCTTCGACCCCGATTCAGGTCGCTGCGTAGAAGATCACCTCATCAACTGCTCCTCCGGGAAAGTGCCTATCGCCTCCCAGCAAtag